A portion of the Wolbachia endosymbiont of Oedothorax gibbosus genome contains these proteins:
- the trpS gene encoding tryptophan--tRNA ligase gives MTSIVFSGIQPSGVLHLGNYLGAIKQWVDLQDKYKSLFCIVDLHAITANKLPASELKSNIFKTAAAYIACGIDPEKSIIFNQSTVSGHAELGWLLGCYTPIGWLNRMTQFKDKAGSDKQKASLGLYSYPVLMAADILLYQTKYVPVGDDQKQHLELARDIASAFNNHYKLDHFIVPEILTLDCASRVMSLRDGTSKMSKSDPSEYSCINLDDTDDLIVKKIEKAKTDSILGFATLECRPEISNLINIYSVLSNVNVEKVCEEVNKHDMKHFKKELADLIISVISPIREEMNDLLKDQFHLHGILKKGTKKATEIATHNIKEIKEIIGFAQYL, from the coding sequence ATGACAAGTATTGTCTTTTCAGGTATCCAGCCAAGTGGCGTACTACATTTAGGTAATTATCTTGGTGCAATCAAACAGTGGGTAGACTTACAGGATAAATACAAATCTCTTTTTTGTATTGTCGACCTACATGCAATCACAGCAAATAAGCTTCCCGCAAGTGAATTAAAAAGTAATATTTTTAAAACAGCAGCAGCTTATATTGCATGTGGAATAGATCCAGAAAAGTCCATTATTTTTAATCAGTCCACGGTTAGTGGTCATGCAGAACTGGGCTGGCTGCTGGGGTGCTATACACCAATTGGTTGGCTTAATCGTATGACTCAGTTTAAAGATAAAGCTGGTAGCGATAAACAAAAAGCCTCTCTTGGATTATATAGTTATCCAGTACTTATGGCTGCAGATATATTGTTGTATCAAACTAAATACGTTCCTGTTGGTGATGATCAAAAACAGCATTTGGAGCTTGCACGTGATATTGCATCAGCTTTTAACAATCATTATAAGCTAGATCATTTCATCGTACCTGAAATCTTAACTTTGGATTGCGCATCAAGGGTAATGAGCTTAAGGGATGGCACAAGCAAGATGAGTAAATCTGACCCTTCAGAATATTCGTGCATTAACCTTGATGATACAGATGACTTAATTGTCAAAAAAATAGAAAAAGCAAAAACAGATTCAATTCTAGGCTTTGCTACTTTAGAGTGCCGACCAGAAATAAGCAATTTGATAAACATTTATTCAGTGCTTAGTAATGTAAATGTGGAAAAAGTGTGTGAAGAAGTGAACAAACATGACATGAAACACTTCAAAAAAGAGTTAGCTGATTTAATTATCAGTGTTATATCACCCATACGTGAGGAGATGAATGATCTTTTAAAAGACCAATTCCATTTACATGGAATATTAAAAAAAGGTACAAAGAAAGCAACAGAAATTGCAACCCATAATATAAAAGAAATCAAGGAGATTATTGGATTTGCTCAATATCTGTAA
- the guaB gene encoding IMP dehydrogenase: MKKMEACYSFDDILLLPAYSNILPCDADTKTYLTNNIELNIPLISSAMDTVTESGFAIAIAQHGGIGCIHKNLSIDEQILEVRRVKKYESWIVYNPITISPDKTVAEAISLMREHNYSGIPVVDQRKLVGILTNRDVRFIEDQNMNVKVSEVMTKDKLVTVREQGVNSASAMKLLHENRIEKLLVVDENSCCIGLITVKDIEKYNRYPNSCKDSKGRLRVAAAIGTGKKDGIERCEALIGEEVDVVVVDTAHGHSENVINTIREIKKMYPNTQLIGGNIATKEAAEALIDAGVDAVKVGIGPGSICTTRIVTGVGLPQFSAIKHVAEGCRARNVRLIADGGVKYSGDVAKAIAAGADSVMIGSIFAGTDESPGEIIMYKGRAYKGYRGMGSISAMKRGSASRYFQDKDSKLKLVPQGVEGRVPFKGSASGVIHQLIGGLQAAMGYTGNRNIEEMKKNCKFVTITASGLRESHAHDIVITQEAPNYAYQTSNLSTDSE, encoded by the coding sequence ATGAAAAAAATGGAAGCTTGTTATTCATTCGACGATATACTTCTTTTGCCAGCCTATTCTAATATATTGCCTTGCGATGCAGATACAAAAACTTATTTAACAAATAATATAGAACTAAATATCCCTCTCATATCCTCTGCGATGGATACTGTTACTGAATCGGGCTTTGCAATAGCTATTGCCCAACATGGAGGAATAGGTTGCATACATAAGAATTTATCAATAGATGAGCAAATTTTAGAAGTGAGAAGGGTGAAAAAATATGAAAGTTGGATCGTGTATAACCCAATTACGATTTCACCGGATAAAACAGTTGCGGAAGCAATTTCATTAATGAGAGAGCACAATTATTCTGGCATTCCTGTAGTTGATCAACGCAAGTTAGTTGGAATTTTAACTAACCGAGATGTGAGGTTTATTGAAGACCAGAACATGAATGTAAAAGTTTCCGAAGTGATGACAAAAGATAAGTTAGTGACAGTGCGGGAGCAGGGAGTAAATAGTGCCTCAGCAATGAAATTGTTGCATGAAAATAGAATAGAGAAGCTTTTGGTCGTAGATGAAAATTCTTGTTGTATAGGTTTAATTACGGTTAAAGACATTGAAAAATACAATAGATACCCAAATTCATGTAAAGACAGTAAAGGGCGGCTCAGAGTTGCCGCTGCAATTGGCACTGGTAAAAAAGATGGTATAGAAAGATGTGAAGCTTTGATCGGAGAAGAAGTTGATGTAGTTGTTGTGGATACTGCTCACGGTCATTCCGAAAACGTTATCAATACCATTAGGGAAATAAAAAAGATGTATCCTAATACGCAATTAATTGGTGGAAACATTGCAACAAAGGAGGCTGCTGAAGCGTTGATTGATGCGGGTGTTGATGCAGTGAAGGTTGGAATAGGACCAGGATCAATCTGTACAACCAGAATAGTTACAGGCGTTGGTTTGCCACAATTCTCTGCAATCAAGCATGTTGCAGAGGGGTGTAGAGCAAGAAACGTAAGACTAATTGCTGATGGTGGGGTAAAATACTCAGGAGATGTTGCAAAAGCTATTGCAGCTGGTGCTGACTCTGTGATGATTGGTTCGATTTTTGCTGGCACTGACGAAAGCCCAGGTGAGATTATCATGTATAAGGGCAGAGCATATAAAGGCTATCGAGGAATGGGATCTATTAGTGCAATGAAACGAGGTTCAGCTAGCCGTTATTTTCAAGATAAAGACTCAAAACTCAAATTAGTTCCACAAGGAGTAGAAGGAAGAGTTCCATTCAAAGGTTCAGCTTCAGGAGTAATCCATCAGTTGATTGGCGGATTGCAAGCTGCAATGGGTTATACTGGTAACAGGAATATAGAAGAAATGAAGAAAAACTGCAAATTTGTGACTATTACTGCATCAGGATTAAGAGAGAGTCATGCTCATGATATAGTAATTACACAAGAAGCTCCAAATTATGCTTATCAAACGTCCAATTTGTCAACCGACTCAGAGTAA
- the gpmI gene encoding 2,3-bisphosphoglycerate-independent phosphoglycerate mutase codes for MNIKSVVLCILDGWGNGIENNKYNAISNANPPCWQYISSNYPKCSLSACGTDVGLPGGQIGNSEVGHMNIGSGRVVMQSLQRINQEIRTIENNVNLQSFISNLKSKNGVCHMMGLVSDGGVHSHQKHISTLANKISQHGIKVVIHAFLDGRDTLPNSGKKCIQEFAESIKENDIRIATVSGRYYAMDRDNRWERTIEAYEAIAFAKAPRHDNAVSLINENYQNNITDEFIRPAVIGDYQGIKPEDGVLLANFRADRMIQLASILLNQSAARDAGIYTRTTEGRKRKPFSSILSMMKYKEDLKIPYIFPPISFTNTLGQVIADNKLQQLRIAETEKYAHVTFFFNCGKEEPFSGEERILIPSPKVQTYDLQPEMSAFELTEKLVEKIHSQEFALIVVNYANPDMVGHTGNIKAAEKAVLAVDDCLAKVLSAVKKSSNTALIVTADHGNVECMFDEENNTPHTAHTLNKVPFIVSCDNLKLRDGRLSDIAPTILQLLGIKKPDEMTGSSLISCITLCHSS; via the coding sequence ATGAACATTAAATCAGTGGTTTTATGTATACTAGATGGCTGGGGAAATGGAATAGAGAATAATAAATACAACGCTATTAGCAACGCAAATCCACCCTGTTGGCAATACATTAGCTCTAATTATCCAAAATGCAGTTTATCCGCCTGTGGAACTGATGTTGGGTTACCGGGTGGTCAGATAGGTAACTCAGAAGTTGGTCATATGAATATTGGCAGTGGTAGAGTAGTAATGCAAAGCCTTCAGCGCATTAATCAAGAGATTAGAACGATAGAAAACAATGTAAATCTACAAAGTTTTATTAGTAATCTAAAAAGTAAGAACGGAGTATGCCATATGATGGGATTAGTGTCAGATGGCGGTGTTCATTCACATCAAAAGCATATTTCAACTTTAGCAAATAAAATATCACAGCATGGAATCAAAGTGGTGATACATGCATTTTTAGATGGCAGAGACACATTGCCAAATTCAGGGAAAAAATGCATTCAAGAATTTGCAGAGAGTATAAAGGAAAATGACATAAGAATTGCTACTGTTTCTGGGCGTTACTATGCTATGGACCGTGATAACAGGTGGGAGAGAACAATTGAGGCTTATGAGGCTATCGCATTTGCAAAGGCACCTCGTCATGATAATGCAGTATCGTTGATTAATGAAAATTATCAAAATAACATAACTGATGAGTTTATTAGGCCCGCAGTAATAGGTGATTATCAAGGTATAAAACCAGAAGATGGAGTGTTATTGGCTAACTTTCGTGCTGATCGAATGATACAATTAGCAAGTATTTTACTAAACCAATCAGCAGCGCGTGACGCTGGAATCTATACTCGTACGACAGAAGGTCGTAAACGAAAACCATTTTCTTCAATTTTAAGCATGATGAAATATAAAGAAGATCTTAAAATTCCTTATATTTTTCCTCCTATATCTTTTACTAACACTTTAGGACAGGTAATAGCAGACAATAAATTGCAACAATTACGCATCGCCGAAACCGAGAAATACGCTCATGTGACTTTCTTTTTCAATTGTGGAAAAGAAGAACCTTTCTCTGGTGAAGAAAGAATACTCATTCCCTCACCAAAAGTTCAAACTTACGATTTGCAGCCCGAAATGTCAGCCTTTGAGCTCACAGAAAAGCTTGTAGAAAAAATTCACTCCCAAGAATTCGCACTGATAGTTGTAAATTACGCTAATCCTGATATGGTGGGACATACAGGTAATATAAAAGCAGCCGAGAAAGCTGTGCTAGCTGTAGATGATTGTCTTGCAAAAGTGCTGAGTGCTGTTAAAAAGTCAAGCAACACCGCATTAATTGTTACTGCAGACCACGGTAATGTGGAATGTATGTTCGATGAAGAAAATAATACACCTCATACAGCACACACTCTAAATAAAGTGCCATTTATTGTGTCTTGTGATAATCTAAAACTAAGAGACGGAAGGTTATCTGACATCGCCCCTACTATTTTACAGCTACTTGGAATTAAGAAGCCTGATGAAATGACAGGTAGTTCATTGATTTCTTGCATTACCCTCTGTCATTCCAGCTAG
- the purH gene encoding bifunctional phosphoribosylaminoimidazolecarboxamide formyltransferase/IMP cyclohydrolase has product MKIKRALISVYDKTNIIDLASFLMQQQIEILSTGNTYKALSDAGIKTQEVSDYTQFPEILGGRVKTLHPKIHGGILCDREKHKTEIQNLGIEPIDLLITNLYPFWETVNSDSSEEQIIEQIDIGGVALIRAAAKNFRFTSVISSIQDYEALKAEMIKNNNETTLEYRKYLATKAFALTAHYDSNIHSWFLSQSKNNELPEFFALYGRKVQELRYGENPHQKAAFYSNQFTKHPLEKIHGKELSYNNIVDIESALNIISEFKEPAAVIIKHNNPCGAAVGNDALEAYEKALSCDEVSSFGGIVALNREIDLKLAEKLNEIFLEVVIAPSVSNEALKILQRKKNLRVIIHKSFQQNVKYQTKNVVGGFLVQENNDHKIKAEQVTKCTTTEKEKEDLIFAWKICKHVKSNAIVIAKDGCAIGIGAGQASRIDSVNIAVKKAGEKCKGAVLASDAFFPFPDSIVESAKHGITAIIQPGGSLKDQDVIKAANENKIAMFFTGVRSFFH; this is encoded by the coding sequence ATGAAAATAAAAAGAGCTTTAATATCAGTATACGATAAAACGAATATAATTGATCTTGCATCATTTTTAATGCAGCAACAAATAGAAATTCTTTCAACGGGAAATACTTATAAAGCACTATCTGATGCCGGAATAAAAACACAAGAGGTCTCAGATTACACACAATTTCCAGAGATACTAGGTGGTAGAGTAAAAACTTTACACCCTAAAATTCATGGAGGAATACTTTGCGATAGAGAAAAGCACAAAACAGAAATACAAAATCTAGGTATTGAGCCAATAGACCTGCTTATAACCAACCTATATCCATTTTGGGAGACGGTGAATAGCGATTCAAGTGAGGAGCAAATTATAGAACAAATTGATATCGGCGGAGTGGCGTTAATTAGAGCCGCAGCAAAGAATTTTCGTTTTACTTCAGTTATTTCTAGCATTCAAGACTACGAAGCACTAAAAGCTGAGATGATAAAAAATAACAATGAAACAACATTGGAATATAGAAAATATTTAGCAACCAAAGCATTTGCTCTCACTGCACACTATGATTCTAATATTCACAGTTGGTTTTTATCCCAGAGTAAAAATAATGAGTTGCCAGAGTTTTTTGCACTATATGGACGTAAAGTACAAGAACTCAGGTATGGTGAAAATCCCCATCAAAAAGCTGCATTTTATAGTAATCAATTTACCAAACATCCGCTGGAAAAAATACATGGAAAAGAGTTGAGTTATAATAATATAGTAGATATAGAGTCCGCACTTAACATAATTTCTGAGTTTAAAGAGCCTGCAGCAGTGATAATAAAGCACAATAACCCATGTGGCGCTGCTGTTGGTAATGATGCTTTGGAGGCATATGAAAAAGCTCTATCGTGTGATGAAGTAAGCAGTTTTGGTGGCATAGTTGCCTTAAATCGGGAGATAGATTTAAAGCTAGCAGAAAAATTAAACGAGATATTTTTGGAAGTTGTGATAGCACCGTCAGTCAGCAATGAGGCACTAAAAATTTTGCAAAGAAAGAAAAATTTAAGAGTGATTATTCATAAATCTTTTCAACAAAATGTGAAATACCAAACTAAAAATGTTGTTGGTGGGTTTTTGGTGCAAGAAAATAATGATCACAAGATAAAAGCAGAACAAGTAACAAAGTGCACTACAACAGAAAAAGAAAAGGAAGATCTTATTTTTGCCTGGAAAATATGTAAACATGTGAAATCCAACGCAATAGTTATAGCAAAAGATGGTTGTGCTATTGGCATCGGTGCAGGACAAGCAAGCAGAATAGATAGTGTAAACATTGCAGTGAAAAAAGCGGGTGAAAAGTGTAAAGGTGCGGTGCTTGCTTCAGATGCATTTTTTCCATTCCCAGATAGCATAGTAGAAAGCGCAAAACATGGAATTACAGCTATAATTCAGCCTGGTGGCTCGCTGAAAGATCAAGATGTGATAAAAGCTGCAAATGAAAATAAAATTGCTATGTTTTTCACTGGCGTTCGCAGTTTTTTTCATTAG
- a CDS encoding RDD family protein, which yields MDTEINVKVNYVGFTRRTVAEVLDYIIFFFPLFILYIAVSGNHGVDNFHDEIKQLTSPYTIFTSMLYTVLEILMITRLGGTPGQLLCGMYVKDANTFKSVTLMQATIRCISEAALSFVFLFLIDYVSQWFAILPILVFIFAIFDQRKQFLHDKIANTVVIDYKPS from the coding sequence ATGGATACTGAAATAAATGTTAAAGTAAATTATGTAGGATTTACAAGGCGTACTGTAGCAGAAGTACTTGACTATATCATATTTTTCTTTCCTTTATTCATTCTATACATTGCAGTATCTGGCAATCACGGAGTTGATAACTTTCATGACGAAATTAAACAGTTAACATCTCCTTATACAATCTTTACATCAATGCTGTACACAGTATTAGAAATATTAATGATAACAAGACTGGGAGGTACTCCAGGACAGTTGTTATGTGGTATGTATGTCAAAGATGCAAATACATTTAAAAGTGTTACTCTAATGCAAGCAACAATAAGGTGCATTTCTGAGGCAGCTTTATCATTTGTTTTTCTTTTTTTAATTGATTATGTTTCTCAGTGGTTTGCAATTTTACCGATTCTAGTTTTTATATTCGCAATATTTGACCAACGTAAGCAGTTTCTTCATGACAAAATTGCAAACACGGTAGTGATAGATTATAAACCTAGTTGA
- the icd gene encoding isocitrate dehydrogenase produces the protein MSTPITVAYGDGIGPEIMEAVLSILREAEAKISIDIIEIGECIYNKEWSHGISPSGWESIERTKILLKSPTTTPQGKGHKSLNVALRKNLGLYANIRPCISYHPVIENKFDKFDIVVIRENEEDVYTGIEHRLTGDSYQCTKIITRSGSEKICRYAFEYAKKHNRKKVTCLTKDNIMKMTDGTFHAAFDRIAKEYQDIKAEHYIVDIGMAKVATEPENFDVIVTENLYGDILSDIVAQTSGSVGLAGSSNIGNEYAMFEAVHGSAPDIAEKNIANPSGLLNAAVHMLVYISQVSTAKLIYDAWLKTLEDGIHTADLYKEKKSKQKVGTKEFAEAIIENLGKKPAILSELTVGSSTNSKISEIQNSYEQDYKTKKLVGSDIALAWDKSSNFDQIVRLFESSNLQMIAIYSKGLAIWPGNSKPSSDQITCRFIANNEKQAITNSDVNNLLIKLEENSFDVVRMDKLYLYDGKEGFFS, from the coding sequence ATGTCAACACCAATCACAGTTGCATATGGCGACGGTATCGGACCAGAAATTATGGAAGCGGTGCTGTCGATATTGCGCGAAGCAGAAGCGAAGATCTCAATAGATATTATTGAAATAGGAGAATGTATTTATAATAAGGAATGGTCTCATGGAATTTCTCCAAGTGGTTGGGAGTCAATTGAAAGGACAAAGATATTACTCAAATCTCCGACAACAACTCCTCAAGGTAAAGGGCACAAAAGCTTAAATGTAGCGCTCAGAAAGAACCTAGGGTTATATGCAAATATCAGACCGTGTATTTCGTATCATCCTGTGATAGAAAATAAATTCGATAAGTTTGATATTGTAGTAATACGTGAAAATGAAGAGGACGTTTACACCGGAATAGAGCATAGGCTCACTGGTGACTCTTACCAATGCACTAAAATTATTACTAGATCCGGCTCAGAAAAAATATGCAGGTACGCTTTTGAATATGCAAAAAAACATAATAGAAAGAAAGTAACTTGTCTTACTAAAGATAACATAATGAAAATGACTGACGGAACTTTCCATGCAGCGTTTGATCGTATTGCAAAGGAATACCAGGACATAAAGGCAGAACATTATATAGTTGATATTGGCATGGCAAAAGTTGCAACAGAACCGGAGAATTTCGATGTTATAGTAACCGAGAACTTATATGGCGATATATTATCGGACATTGTGGCGCAAACCTCTGGATCTGTGGGACTCGCTGGAAGTAGCAATATAGGTAATGAATATGCAATGTTTGAAGCAGTGCACGGTTCTGCTCCTGATATTGCAGAAAAAAATATAGCTAATCCTTCTGGACTTTTAAATGCTGCAGTGCATATGTTGGTCTACATCAGTCAAGTGAGTACTGCAAAACTAATTTACGATGCATGGTTAAAAACCTTAGAAGATGGAATACACACTGCCGATTTATATAAAGAGAAAAAGAGTAAACAAAAAGTTGGTACCAAAGAATTTGCAGAAGCTATTATAGAGAATCTAGGAAAGAAGCCTGCAATATTATCTGAGCTTACAGTCGGTAGCAGTACAAATAGCAAAATAAGTGAAATACAAAATAGCTATGAACAGGACTATAAAACCAAAAAGCTAGTAGGTAGTGATATAGCGCTTGCTTGGGACAAATCCAGCAACTTTGACCAAATAGTTAGGTTATTTGAATCAAGTAATCTGCAAATGATAGCAATATACTCAAAAGGTCTTGCGATTTGGCCAGGAAACTCAAAACCTTCAAGTGATCAAATAACCTGTAGGTTTATCGCAAATAATGAAAAGCAAGCTATTACAAATAGTGATGTAAATAACTTGCTAATCAAACTCGAGGAAAATAGCTTTGACGTGGTGAGAATGGATAAGTTGTATTTATATGATGGGAAAGAGGGGTTTTTCTCTTAA
- a CDS encoding aspartate carbamoyltransferase catalytic subunit, translating to MNKRRNLLNISDLTVDDVENITKLASQYLKKEVANGHILENKTVINLFFEDSTRTLASFEIAAKSLGANVVTLPIRSSSINKGEDLKDMIKTLNAMNPDYIIIRHKSSGIINTLAKYVNCSLINAGDGSSEHPTQALADYLVISSHKKQIKDLKVVICGDILHSRVARSNIRLLKMFGAEISLVAPPTLICKHFPEVDSVHYSLIEGIKDADVIMLLRLQKERMNNSSSEKEYFYLYGLDSQKLSYAKPNAIVMHPGPINREIEISSDVADCVILRQVESGLAIRKAVLHYYRTC from the coding sequence ATGAACAAGAGAAGAAATTTGTTAAACATCTCAGACCTCACAGTCGATGACGTTGAAAATATAACTAAGTTGGCTAGCCAGTACCTTAAAAAAGAAGTTGCAAATGGTCATATCTTGGAAAATAAGACAGTAATAAATTTATTCTTTGAAGATTCAACGCGTACACTTGCGTCTTTTGAAATAGCAGCAAAAAGCCTTGGAGCAAATGTTGTAACTTTGCCAATAAGATCTTCTTCTATTAACAAGGGAGAAGATCTAAAAGACATGATCAAAACATTAAATGCAATGAATCCTGATTACATAATAATCAGGCATAAAAGTAGTGGTATCATTAATACACTGGCAAAGTATGTTAACTGCTCGCTAATCAATGCAGGCGATGGAAGCAGTGAACACCCAACTCAAGCTCTTGCAGATTATCTTGTAATCAGCAGTCATAAAAAGCAAATAAAGGATCTCAAAGTTGTGATATGTGGAGATATTCTGCACAGCAGAGTTGCAAGGTCAAATATAAGGTTGCTAAAAATGTTTGGAGCAGAGATAAGCTTGGTCGCACCACCAACTTTGATTTGTAAGCATTTTCCTGAAGTAGATTCAGTCCATTATTCATTAATTGAAGGTATAAAGGATGCTGACGTAATTATGCTTTTGAGATTGCAGAAAGAGCGCATGAATAATAGTTCTTCAGAGAAAGAATATTTTTATTTGTATGGACTTGATTCACAAAAGCTATCATACGCAAAACCAAATGCGATTGTTATGCACCCAGGGCCAATAAATAGAGAGATTGAGATTAGCAGTGATGTAGCAGATTGTGTTATTTTACGGCAAGTAGAATCCGGATTGGCAATACGTAAGGCAGTGCTGCACTATTATAGGACTTGTTAA
- a CDS encoding extracellular solute-binding protein, which yields MKKAFIFTSLIAIILIVITYLYRNDGTNDSQVVNVYSSRKEELVRTLFDEFTKNTGIKVRYIIDDYSQLLSRIENGGEADLFLTTDAVNLILAKKRGLLSQVDSEALKSAIPAKFRDSEDYWFGLTKRTRILVYNKESVDSQDLSTYEDLASEKWKGKILVRSSTSPYNRSLIAFMIANNGFEKTKEWVSGIVSNMARKPSGGDTDQIYAVAAGEGDVAIVNSYYFARILSSENKKNVADKLGVFFPNHNDYGVMVNVSGAAVTKNAKNRENAIALLEFLVSKQAQELYAKKNQEYPIIEGVETSDILKSWGKYSQSDLPLSELEKHLLEAVMIADECKWK from the coding sequence ATGAAAAAAGCCTTTATATTCACATCCTTAATAGCAATTATATTGATAGTTATTACTTATTTATACAGAAATGACGGAACTAATGACTCGCAAGTGGTAAATGTTTATTCATCACGTAAAGAGGAATTAGTACGTACTTTGTTTGATGAATTCACGAAAAATACAGGCATTAAAGTACGTTACATCATTGATGATTATTCTCAGCTACTTTCACGAATAGAAAACGGTGGTGAAGCTGATTTATTTTTAACTACAGACGCAGTGAACCTAATTTTAGCAAAAAAAAGGGGGCTTTTGTCTCAAGTGGATTCAGAGGCTTTGAAAAGTGCTATACCTGCAAAATTTAGAGACAGTGAAGATTATTGGTTTGGCCTTACAAAAAGAACTAGGATATTGGTTTATAATAAAGAATCAGTAGACTCTCAAGACTTAAGTACTTATGAAGACCTGGCAAGTGAAAAATGGAAAGGAAAAATATTAGTGCGTTCTTCCACAAGTCCATACAACCGATCGTTAATTGCTTTTATGATTGCAAATAATGGTTTTGAAAAGACGAAAGAATGGGTAAGCGGAATTGTGAGCAATATGGCAAGAAAACCAAGTGGTGGTGACACAGACCAAATTTACGCCGTAGCAGCTGGTGAGGGAGATGTTGCAATAGTAAATAGTTATTACTTTGCGAGAATCCTTTCATCAGAAAATAAAAAGAATGTTGCAGACAAGCTAGGAGTTTTTTTTCCTAATCACAATGATTACGGTGTAATGGTAAATGTTAGTGGTGCAGCAGTAACAAAAAACGCAAAAAATAGGGAAAATGCTATAGCCTTATTGGAATTTTTAGTAAGTAAACAGGCTCAGGAGTTATATGCTAAGAAAAACCAAGAATATCCTATTATTGAAGGTGTTGAAACTTCTGATATATTAAAATCTTGGGGAAAGTATTCACAAAGTGATTTGCCTCTAAGTGAACTTGAAAAACACCTCCTTGAGGCTGTTATGATAGCGGACGAGTGTAAATGGAAGTAA
- the ffh gene encoding signal recognition particle protein, producing MFKSLTESLNSVFSKLRGKSIISEDDFNLAMREVRMALIEADVSLEVAKKFINDIKDKVIGEKVIKSVSPAQMIIKIVQDNLVAVLGSEKSDLNLAVKPPAVIMMVGLQGAGKTTTSGKLALKLKKQKKKVMLASLDIYRPAAQKQLEVLGKQIDVQTLPVVIDEKPITITKRALAAAKNDNYDVLILDTAGRLHIDDNMMNELKDVKEIASPAEVILVADAMIGQDAVNIAKSFNEIIGVTGIILTRVDGDARGGAALSMKMITDCPIKFIACGEKLSDLDDFYPDRIAKRILSMGDVVSLVEKAAEIVGQEEIDKLQKKVKKGKFDLNDLVGMLKTLSKMDGISNIMKFIPSSFTKKLSSSVPDDNKVKKYIAIINSMTEKERQNPDILNGKRRLRISKGSGTSVTDVNLLIKQYNQMSSMVNKFSKVDHSKLKESDLMDMLSRK from the coding sequence ATGTTTAAATCGTTAACTGAAAGTTTAAATTCTGTATTTAGTAAACTGAGAGGAAAGTCAATCATTTCTGAAGATGATTTTAATCTTGCCATGCGTGAAGTACGCATGGCCTTAATTGAAGCTGACGTTTCACTTGAAGTTGCAAAAAAATTCATCAATGACATTAAAGATAAAGTGATTGGGGAAAAAGTCATAAAAAGTGTTTCTCCAGCGCAAATGATAATCAAAATTGTGCAGGATAATTTAGTTGCAGTTCTCGGATCAGAGAAAAGTGACTTAAATCTGGCAGTTAAACCCCCTGCTGTGATTATGATGGTGGGCTTACAAGGTGCAGGTAAAACAACTACCTCAGGAAAGCTTGCTTTAAAGTTAAAAAAACAAAAGAAAAAAGTGATGCTCGCTTCTTTAGACATTTATAGACCGGCTGCCCAAAAACAACTTGAAGTGCTAGGTAAACAAATAGATGTGCAAACTTTACCTGTAGTAATAGACGAGAAGCCCATTACAATTACAAAAAGGGCACTGGCAGCAGCAAAGAATGATAATTATGATGTATTAATACTAGACACCGCAGGCAGGCTTCATATTGACGATAATATGATGAATGAACTGAAAGATGTGAAGGAAATAGCTTCACCTGCAGAAGTTATTTTAGTAGCCGACGCAATGATAGGCCAGGATGCGGTCAATATTGCCAAATCATTCAATGAGATAATAGGTGTAACCGGCATTATTCTCACCCGTGTTGATGGTGATGCACGTGGTGGTGCTGCTCTTTCTATGAAAATGATCACCGATTGTCCAATTAAATTTATTGCTTGTGGTGAAAAATTAAGTGACCTCGATGATTTTTATCCCGATAGAATTGCAAAAAGGATACTTAGCATGGGTGATGTTGTATCATTGGTTGAAAAAGCTGCTGAGATTGTTGGTCAGGAAGAAATTGATAAGTTACAAAAGAAAGTAAAAAAGGGTAAATTCGACCTAAACGACCTAGTGGGAATGTTAAAAACTCTGAGTAAAATGGATGGCATTAGCAACATAATGAAATTCATCCCTAGTTCATTCACAAAAAAGCTAAGTAGCAGTGTGCCAGATGACAATAAAGTGAAAAAATATATAGCCATCATAAACTCAATGACCGAAAAAGAAAGGCAAAATCCAGATATTTTAAATGGCAAAAGAAGACTTAGAATTTCTAAGGGGTCCGGAACAAGTGTAACTGACGTTAATCTTCTGATTAAGCAGTATAATCAAATGAGCTCTATGGTAAATAAGTTCAGTAAAGTTGACCATAGTAAACTCAAAGAATCTGATTTGATGGATATGCTAAGCAGAAAGTAA